Proteins from one Leptonema illini DSM 21528 genomic window:
- a CDS encoding galactokinase, translating to MAVTLDRSRLIERFQSEFGAKPQRVFFAPGRINLIGEHIDYLGGTVLPAAIDRGIVAFLRRRDDRMLRLRSVEQPNGVDINLDALPDRADALPESWSGYAIGMIRMYLRNVSSGFDVLFASNLPVGSGLSSSAALEVLTGYIAQALSIEDFAMNEKQRIQLALDAQSIENRYIGVQCGIMDQFAVAMGRKDHALHLNTETLDYRYIPFKSDRHTIVVMNSNRPRKLSESKYNERRAQCDEALSLIQRLRPQYENLVAVPEEDLNILSAEPILFRRARHAVTENLRVTEAIAALSAGHIERFGALLDESHRSLRDDYEVSCFELDSLQEISRAHPACIGSRMTGAGFGGCAIALLETVDPAVVLDFAETVGAAYRKATDFSADIFAVQLMDGVHEEVL from the coding sequence CATTAATCTGATTGGGGAGCATATCGATTATCTGGGCGGAACGGTGCTTCCGGCGGCCATCGACCGCGGCATTGTCGCCTTTCTGCGCCGGCGCGACGATCGCATGCTGCGGCTGCGATCGGTAGAACAGCCGAACGGCGTGGACATTAATCTCGACGCACTGCCCGATCGAGCCGATGCGTTGCCCGAATCGTGGTCGGGGTATGCGATCGGTATGATCCGCATGTACCTGAGAAACGTGTCTTCGGGCTTCGACGTGCTCTTTGCCTCGAATCTTCCCGTCGGATCAGGCCTTTCTTCTTCGGCCGCTCTCGAAGTGCTGACGGGCTATATAGCTCAGGCCCTATCAATCGAAGACTTTGCCATGAACGAGAAGCAGCGCATTCAACTGGCCCTTGATGCGCAATCGATTGAGAACAGATACATCGGCGTGCAGTGCGGCATCATGGATCAGTTTGCCGTAGCGATGGGGCGAAAAGACCATGCGCTGCATCTGAATACGGAGACGCTGGACTACCGTTACATTCCTTTTAAGAGTGATCGGCATACGATCGTCGTGATGAACTCAAACCGCCCGCGCAAGCTCAGCGAATCTAAGTATAACGAAAGGCGTGCGCAGTGTGATGAGGCGCTCTCGCTGATTCAAAGGCTGCGTCCGCAATACGAGAATCTGGTCGCCGTGCCCGAAGAGGATCTGAACATCCTTTCTGCCGAGCCGATTCTTTTCAGGCGAGCCCGCCATGCCGTTACCGAAAACCTTCGCGTTACCGAAGCCATCGCCGCTTTATCGGCCGGCCATATCGAGCGATTCGGCGCGCTGCTTGACGAATCGCATCGCTCGCTTCGCGACGACTATGAGGTCTCCTGCTTTGAGCTTGATTCGCTTCAGGAGATCAGTCGGGCACATCCTGCCTGCATCGGCTCGCGCATGACCGGCGCCGGCTTCGGCGGATGTGCCATCGCTCTTCTTGAAACGGTCGATCCGGCCGTCGTTCTCGATTTCGCCGAAACGGTAGGAGCTGCCTATAGAAAGGCGACGGATTTTTCGGCCGACATCTTCGCCGTTCAACTGATGGACGGCGTTCACGAAGAAGTCTTATAG